One part of the Pyrinomonadaceae bacterium genome encodes these proteins:
- a CDS encoding TonB-dependent receptor gives MMVLSLPYAARVTANPKPAWQPSGRIRGVTLAVTGDRRERLPRVVLVLTGPALGDNKLAIISDDQGEYSFNRLAAGDYTLVATHAGFERSEQKITLAIDATVDLDVSLQPSTVQVIVDVAPEPDRINTTDTTVAGQLSATKLRDVPLVNEKFQDALPLLPGVTRSPDGALNIKGTRPDQSGTLVSSLNVSDPVTGDAAIDLPLEAVESVQVFSNPFSAEYGRFTGAVTAIETRSGSNRWRYLVTNVLMRPRIRDGKIYGVQSATPRIAVGGPIKKDKIFFFQSFEYRFVRSEVTSLPPAQRDSKLESFDSFTRFDFNLNDSNRLAVSFSLFPQKRDGINLNTFTPLDTAANLHQRGWFFAVNEQATFAKGALLQSSFSLKQFDLDVFGNSGGPFVISPERRSGGWFNRQGRESRRAEWLETLSLPEKKYYGKHDLRFGINVSHTTFDGSDVSAPVRIVRRDGTLSQLITFAGAGALERNNTELAAFAQETWHAHQRLTIDLGLRWDRDSISKNNNFAPRLGFALLPFANERTVIRGGVGLFYDKIPINVGIFQQYQQRVVTTFAPTLAVIIDGPRTFSHVVDPSGLRNPYSVAGTLQIDHEIKRLLLRFGFEERRTRRDFILDPTADGRLLLRNDGEARYREFQVTGRFRLQERRHLYLAYVHSRATGDLNPFNNYFGNIRNPVIRANERSLQPFDAPNRLLFWGDIGLPKQITVSPVMDWHTGFPFSLVDENQNFVGARNRAGRYPNFFALDLQITKGLTPRVPNWGFIPAQFRGRKFPGRFGIKLFNLTNHWNPRDFQNNIHAPDFGSFYNSPRRGIRLKFEFVKF, from the coding sequence ATGATGGTTCTGAGCTTGCCTTACGCGGCTCGCGTCACCGCTAATCCAAAGCCCGCGTGGCAACCGTCTGGTCGGATTCGCGGAGTCACTCTCGCTGTCACCGGCGATCGGCGTGAGCGTTTACCGCGCGTCGTGCTCGTACTCACGGGCCCGGCACTCGGCGATAACAAACTGGCAATCATCAGCGACGATCAGGGCGAGTATTCATTCAATCGCCTGGCGGCCGGAGATTATACGCTGGTCGCGACTCATGCGGGCTTTGAACGATCGGAACAGAAAATAACCCTGGCGATCGACGCGACAGTCGATCTCGATGTGTCCTTGCAGCCCAGCACCGTTCAGGTAATTGTCGATGTTGCACCCGAACCGGACCGCATCAACACCACCGACACCACCGTCGCCGGACAGTTATCGGCCACGAAGCTGCGCGACGTGCCACTGGTGAACGAAAAGTTCCAGGACGCGCTGCCGCTGCTTCCGGGAGTGACGCGAAGTCCCGACGGCGCTCTCAACATTAAGGGGACGCGACCCGACCAAAGCGGCACGCTGGTCTCGAGCTTGAACGTTAGCGATCCCGTGACCGGCGATGCCGCAATCGACCTGCCGCTCGAAGCCGTCGAATCGGTGCAGGTTTTCTCAAATCCGTTTTCCGCTGAGTACGGCCGATTCACCGGCGCGGTTACCGCGATCGAGACTCGCTCCGGGAGCAACCGTTGGCGATATCTTGTGACGAACGTGCTGATGCGTCCGCGCATTCGCGACGGCAAGATTTACGGCGTCCAGTCCGCGACGCCCCGGATAGCTGTCGGCGGTCCAATCAAGAAAGACAAAATTTTCTTCTTCCAGAGTTTTGAATATCGCTTCGTGCGATCCGAAGTGACGAGCCTGCCACCCGCCCAGCGCGACAGCAAGCTAGAAAGCTTTGATTCGTTTACGCGTTTTGATTTCAATCTCAACGACTCAAACCGTCTGGCCGTGAGCTTTTCGCTCTTCCCGCAGAAACGGGACGGCATTAACCTGAATACATTCACGCCGCTCGACACCGCGGCGAACCTGCACCAACGCGGATGGTTCTTCGCCGTTAATGAACAGGCCACTTTCGCGAAGGGCGCTCTGCTCCAATCAAGTTTTAGTCTGAAACAGTTTGACCTCGATGTCTTTGGAAACAGCGGCGGGCCCTTTGTGATCTCGCCGGAGCGACGTTCGGGCGGTTGGTTCAATCGGCAGGGCCGCGAGAGCCGTCGGGCCGAATGGCTCGAGACGTTGTCTCTGCCGGAAAAGAAGTATTACGGCAAACACGATCTTAGATTCGGTATCAACGTCAGCCATACGACGTTCGACGGCAGCGATGTGTCGGCGCCGGTTCGCATTGTCCGCCGCGATGGCACCCTCAGTCAGCTCATCACTTTTGCTGGTGCGGGTGCCTTAGAACGAAACAACACTGAGCTGGCCGCTTTCGCGCAGGAGACGTGGCATGCACACCAGAGGTTAACGATTGATCTTGGCTTGCGCTGGGACAGGGACAGCATCAGCAAGAACAACAACTTTGCCCCGCGACTCGGGTTCGCTTTACTGCCGTTTGCGAATGAGCGGACGGTGATTCGCGGCGGAGTCGGTCTGTTTTACGACAAGATTCCGATCAACGTCGGCATCTTTCAGCAATATCAACAACGAGTGGTGACGACGTTTGCCCCAACCCTCGCCGTGATCATTGATGGCCCGCGGACATTCAGTCACGTCGTCGACCCCAGCGGTCTGCGGAACCCCTACAGCGTTGCTGGCACTCTTCAGATCGATCACGAAATCAAAAGACTGCTTCTCAGATTTGGTTTTGAAGAACGACGTACCCGGCGCGATTTCATTCTTGATCCGACAGCTGATGGCCGGCTGCTGCTGAGAAATGATGGCGAAGCGCGTTATCGCGAATTTCAGGTGACTGGTCGGTTTCGCTTACAGGAGCGAAGGCATCTGTATCTCGCCTATGTACATTCGCGCGCGACGGGCGATCTCAACCCATTCAATAACTACTTCGGCAACATTCGCAATCCTGTGATTCGCGCGAACGAACGCTCGCTGCAACCGTTCGACGCGCCGAACCGGCTGCTCTTCTGGGGCGACATTGGCCTGCCGAAACAGATCACGGTTTCGCCCGTAATGGACTGGCACACGGGCTTTCCCTTTTCGTTGGTCGATGAGAATCAAAACTTTGTGGGCGCGCGCAATCGCGCCGGTCGCTATCCGAACTTTTTTGCGCTCGATCTTCAGATTACGAAGGGGCTGACCCCACGAGTCCCGAATTGGGGATTCATTCCCGCGCAGTTTCGCGGCCGGAAGTTTCCTGGACGCTTCGGCATAAAACTGTTCAATCTCACCAACCACTGGAACCCGCGCGATTTCCAAAACAATATTCACGCGCCAGATTTCGGTTCGTTCTACAACAGTCCGCGCCGGGGTATCAGATTGAAGTTTGAGTTCGTGAAGTTTTAG
- a CDS encoding energy transducer TonB → MKHLLSAVLSLLVLGTAYATRAQAPDFWVKVSSPRDYFQVLMPHRPKEESYTKLKSNFGDLDIKVKSYQASAPNGATYRLWVLELAAGSGAEPLITDTYLDSSADVIWDGLLKSERDKLPDDRRATAGMAYVKELAPKPLPGREYTLTIGSATGTAQFYVTESRLYVLLAMNSIGATWEQEPFFQSFAVAKDVPGRLPIDSVEPGTPGTRVRHPNDLTDEKVFRSSEVTTRARVLSKPEPSYTESARKFLTTGTVVLRCVFSKDGKVTNLWVIRKLPHGLTVRAIDAARQIRFTPATKDGQPVSMWMQLEYNFNLY, encoded by the coding sequence ATGAAGCACCTTCTAAGTGCAGTGTTGTCGCTTCTCGTATTGGGCACTGCGTACGCCACCCGAGCGCAGGCGCCAGACTTCTGGGTTAAAGTCTCTTCTCCTCGGGATTACTTCCAGGTCTTGATGCCTCATCGGCCTAAGGAAGAAAGTTACACGAAGTTGAAGAGTAACTTCGGTGACCTCGACATCAAGGTAAAGTCCTATCAAGCTTCTGCGCCGAACGGCGCGACGTACCGACTTTGGGTGTTAGAACTCGCCGCTGGTTCCGGCGCCGAGCCCCTCATCACGGACACCTACCTTGATTCCAGCGCTGACGTCATTTGGGATGGTTTGCTGAAAAGCGAACGAGATAAACTTCCTGACGACCGGCGAGCAACAGCCGGGATGGCCTATGTCAAAGAGTTGGCACCGAAGCCGTTGCCGGGCCGCGAGTACACCCTCACGATCGGAAGCGCAACCGGGACGGCGCAGTTTTATGTTACTGAGTCGCGTCTTTATGTTTTATTGGCGATGAATTCGATCGGAGCGACCTGGGAGCAAGAACCGTTCTTTCAATCATTCGCCGTCGCGAAGGATGTGCCGGGACGGTTGCCGATTGACAGCGTTGAGCCGGGCACGCCCGGCACGCGGGTTCGGCACCCAAACGACCTCACCGACGAGAAAGTATTTAGAAGCAGCGAAGTCACCACAAGGGCACGCGTGCTGTCCAAACCTGAACCGTCATACACCGAAAGCGCGAGAAAGTTTTTGACCACTGGAACGGTCGTTTTGCGCTGTGTCTTTTCAAAAGACGGCAAGGTAACGAACCTCTGGGTTATCAGAAAACTACCTCACGGTTTAACGGTACGGGCTATCGACGCCGCGCGTCAGATACGATTTACGCCGGCCACCAAGGACGGGCAGCCGGTTTCGATGTGGATGCAGCTCGAATACAACTTCAACCTCTATTAG
- the rimO gene encoding 30S ribosomal protein S12 methylthiotransferase RimO, which yields MNKVGFISLGCPKNLVDSEVMMGQLKQKGFEITADAEDADTVVVNTCGFIDSAKKESIEAILEAARLKTEGKATRLVVAGCLVERYRDELKAEMPEVDAFIGTSQINEILSVCDPQTNTRSLPVIPLGNQSATYLYDESTPRVLATPSHYAYIKIAEGCDRPCAFCFIPQMRGHFRSRRFGSLVAEAHQLAEEGVRELILVAQDSSRYGEDLGKPDALARLLRELSHADGIEWVRVMYTYPTHISDGFLDVLAEEPKAVKYLDMPLQHASQNVLKLMKRGGNRASLERLIERVRRRVPGIGVRTTFITGFPGETEEDFDELMTFIKNVGFDRVGVFTYSDEEGTPAYELPNKVDPKIAKRRRDQLMKEQSKIAKRKHAAMVGKTVRVMFEGESNESDLLWQGRMETQAPDIDGCVLINDAPEGLVPVPGQMVDVLIEEAQEYDLVGRII from the coding sequence ATGAACAAAGTTGGATTTATCAGTCTTGGCTGTCCAAAGAACCTCGTCGATAGCGAGGTGATGATGGGGCAACTCAAGCAAAAAGGTTTTGAGATTACCGCTGACGCGGAAGACGCGGACACGGTCGTCGTAAACACGTGCGGCTTTATCGATTCAGCAAAAAAGGAATCGATCGAAGCAATTCTCGAAGCCGCGCGTTTGAAGACTGAGGGGAAAGCCACGCGCTTGGTGGTCGCCGGTTGTCTGGTCGAGCGTTATCGAGATGAATTGAAGGCAGAGATGCCGGAAGTCGATGCGTTCATCGGCACGAGTCAGATCAACGAAATCCTGAGCGTTTGTGATCCGCAGACGAACACACGGTCGTTGCCGGTGATTCCGCTCGGGAATCAAAGCGCCACTTATCTCTACGACGAATCGACGCCTCGCGTGCTCGCGACGCCGAGTCATTACGCGTACATCAAGATTGCCGAAGGATGTGATCGGCCCTGCGCCTTCTGTTTTATTCCCCAGATGCGCGGCCACTTTCGCAGCCGTCGTTTTGGTTCGCTCGTAGCCGAAGCTCATCAGCTGGCTGAAGAGGGCGTGAGGGAACTGATTCTGGTGGCGCAGGACTCTTCGCGTTATGGCGAAGACCTGGGCAAGCCGGACGCGCTCGCGCGTCTCTTGCGCGAGCTGTCGCACGCCGATGGCATTGAGTGGGTGCGCGTGATGTATACCTATCCGACGCATATTAGCGACGGCTTTCTGGACGTGCTCGCCGAAGAGCCAAAGGCCGTGAAGTATCTCGACATGCCTTTGCAGCATGCTTCGCAGAATGTTTTGAAGCTGATGAAGCGAGGCGGGAACCGGGCGTCGCTCGAACGTTTGATCGAGCGAGTGCGCCGCCGCGTACCGGGAATTGGCGTGCGCACGACTTTCATCACTGGTTTTCCGGGCGAGACCGAAGAGGATTTCGATGAGCTGATGACCTTCATCAAGAACGTCGGATTCGATCGCGTCGGTGTTTTCACGTATTCAGATGAAGAAGGCACGCCGGCTTACGAGCTGCCGAATAAAGTCGATCCTAAAATCGCCAAGCGCCGTCGCGATCAGCTAATGAAAGAGCAATCGAAGATCGCCAAGCGAAAGCACGCCGCGATGGTCGGTAAGACCGTCCGGGTAATGTTCGAAGGCGAATCAAACGAGAGTGATTTGCTTTGGCAGGGAAGAATGGAAACCCAGGCGCCGGACATTGATGGATGTGTTCTGATCAATGACGCGCCTGAAGGTCTCGTTCCGGTTCCCGGCCAGATGGTTGATGTGCTAATCGAGGAAGCGCAGGAATACGATCTGGTCGGACGGATTATCTAA
- a CDS encoding transglutaminaseTgpA domain-containing protein, with translation MQFGTYFRLTSYATIAAAALALYVAGGVGLWLLGAFALVMVVAFKLEDSRWQLSERLALAVILVSIPFFYLDWQVLTPLLLSGLGDAVDPTGTGATEGGSIPRGGVEVAVLSHLILFLSAVKLFQRKHDRDWFFLYLISFFTVLLAAGLTASPMFLGVLILYLLCALSTIVAFEIQKARKKVTATQTRLLVPPDSTLFQKLPMRLWRRRYLETRRLPLVSVALLILIVILALPFFLIAPRTASSALRRGGAGISGFVGFSDSVTLGQIGQLKRNDEIFMRVRIDEFGSVPPTRLRWRGVALDSFTGKAWKKSAGAERFDKKESNNGLFKLGTAESLDHLTTQTFFMEPVDTPVLFGAPRVVGVRGNLPFVRVDAEGAIQTRPHDQERLVYRVHSDTSEPSVNALRNDRLQYVVESVRYLELPANLDPRIRTLTRDVIQQSEARTWYDAARAVESHLRDGYGYSLEMKASGSDPLADFLFNVKQGHCEYFATAMAVMLRTQGVATRLVNGFLPGEFNDASGAFTVRQSDAHSWVEVYFPETKSWVTFDPTPSAGRAATTRTGFAGMLSKYSEALELMWFQYVVGYDKQEQRSLVISARNKLFDLQRGSVNKFAQARAAFPALIGPILLGVTSLFGLMAAVLLTRRVRRFGWRRGLTVWRGANESEASRVEFYERLLKALEKQGIKRELYETPLEFASATGVNEARDITNAYNRVRFGEEKLSDAERSHIESLLARLEQSRKNN, from the coding sequence ATGCAGTTTGGCACCTACTTCCGTCTGACTTCCTACGCGACGATCGCCGCCGCGGCGCTGGCGCTCTATGTCGCGGGCGGGGTGGGGCTGTGGTTGCTGGGCGCGTTTGCCCTGGTGATGGTCGTCGCTTTCAAACTTGAAGACAGCCGTTGGCAGTTGAGCGAGCGACTCGCGCTGGCAGTCATTCTGGTTTCGATTCCGTTTTTCTACCTTGATTGGCAGGTGCTCACACCGCTCCTGCTCTCAGGGCTCGGTGACGCCGTTGACCCAACGGGAACTGGCGCGACGGAGGGCGGCTCAATTCCGCGTGGTGGTGTCGAAGTAGCTGTTCTTTCGCACCTGATTCTTTTTCTCTCGGCCGTAAAACTTTTCCAACGCAAGCACGATCGGGATTGGTTCTTTCTCTACCTGATCTCATTTTTCACGGTGTTGCTGGCGGCCGGACTGACGGCGAGCCCGATGTTCCTCGGGGTACTGATTCTTTATCTGCTGTGCGCGCTCTCGACGATCGTCGCGTTTGAAATTCAGAAAGCGCGCAAGAAAGTTACCGCTACGCAGACGCGCCTGCTCGTTCCGCCGGATTCAACACTTTTTCAAAAGCTGCCGATGCGGCTTTGGCGCCGCCGGTATCTCGAGACGCGACGCTTGCCGCTGGTCTCCGTGGCCTTGCTGATCCTGATTGTGATTCTGGCGCTGCCGTTCTTCTTAATCGCGCCGCGTACTGCGTCCAGCGCATTGCGTCGCGGCGGAGCCGGGATTTCCGGTTTCGTCGGCTTCTCAGACAGCGTGACGCTCGGTCAGATCGGCCAACTTAAACGCAATGACGAAATTTTCATGCGTGTGCGTATTGATGAATTTGGCAGCGTGCCGCCGACGCGTTTGCGCTGGCGCGGAGTCGCTTTGGATAGCTTCACGGGTAAAGCCTGGAAGAAATCGGCTGGCGCGGAACGGTTTGATAAAAAGGAGAGTAACAACGGCCTGTTCAAACTTGGCACCGCTGAAAGCCTGGACCACCTGACGACGCAAACTTTTTTTATGGAGCCGGTGGATACTCCGGTTCTATTCGGCGCGCCGCGCGTGGTAGGAGTGAGAGGTAACTTGCCGTTTGTCCGCGTCGATGCCGAGGGGGCGATTCAGACGCGTCCGCACGATCAGGAGCGCCTGGTGTACCGAGTGCATTCCGATACATCCGAGCCAAGCGTAAATGCACTTCGCAACGATCGGCTTCAGTACGTGGTTGAGTCGGTGCGGTATCTGGAGTTGCCGGCGAACCTCGATCCGCGTATCCGCACACTCACGCGCGATGTCATTCAGCAGAGCGAAGCGCGCACCTGGTATGACGCGGCGCGCGCGGTTGAATCTCATCTGCGCGACGGATATGGCTACTCGCTCGAGATGAAAGCCAGCGGATCCGATCCGCTCGCGGATTTTCTTTTTAATGTGAAGCAGGGCCACTGCGAGTATTTCGCTACGGCCATGGCCGTCATGTTGCGCACGCAGGGCGTGGCGACGCGTCTGGTAAACGGCTTCCTGCCCGGTGAATTCAACGACGCGTCGGGCGCGTTCACAGTGCGACAGAGCGATGCGCACTCCTGGGTGGAAGTCTATTTCCCCGAAACCAAATCCTGGGTGACTTTCGATCCGACTCCGTCCGCGGGCCGCGCTGCGACTACGCGGACCGGCTTTGCCGGCATGCTGAGCAAATATTCTGAAGCGCTGGAGTTGATGTGGTTCCAGTACGTCGTGGGATACGACAAGCAGGAACAGCGATCTCTGGTAATTTCGGCGCGGAACAAGCTATTTGATCTGCAGCGTGGCTCAGTTAACAAATTCGCGCAGGCGCGGGCGGCATTTCCTGCGCTCATTGGGCCAATTCTGTTGGGCGTGACATCGTTGTTTGGACTGATGGCCGCCGTTCTGTTGACGCGCCGGGTGCGGCGATTTGGCTGGCGCCGGGGACTAACAGTGTGGCGAGGCGCGAATGAGTCGGAAGCAAGCCGCGTCGAATTCTATGAACGATTGCTAAAAGCCCTGGAGAAGCAGGGTATCAAGCGCGAGCTGTACGAAACGCCCTTAGAGTTCGCTTCCGCCACCGGCGTGAACGAAGCGCGAGATATTACGAACGCGTACAATCGAGTCCGTTTTGGGGAAGAGAAGCTGTCCGACGCGGAACGAAGTCATATCGAGAGTCTGTTGGCGCGACTTGAACAAAGTAGGAAGAATAATTGA
- a CDS encoding L,D-transpeptidase family protein: MKILITICLAFILPTIALGQRSNLSRVKIKEAEQQLADAGFWTGPVDGVFDDGSRAALIAFQKWHGRDVTGQLTSDELDVIRTSSRPEARELGYEHVEVDLDRQILMLVNGEGRIKVLPTSTGNGKTFMDDGQESISYTPRGRFLVYDKSVGWETGPLGSVYYPNYISGGVAIHGSRNVPNQPASHGCIRIPLFAAREVSKLLKVGTIVLVYDKVSFVSAKDWIKNPKLKEAALMSLTAEVADTAPDGAGNKSKPSVQRRPRSRIVRT, encoded by the coding sequence ATGAAAATTCTTATCACGATCTGTCTGGCGTTTATCCTGCCGACCATCGCGCTTGGCCAACGCAGTAATCTCTCCCGCGTCAAAATCAAAGAGGCCGAACAACAACTTGCTGACGCCGGCTTCTGGACCGGCCCCGTTGACGGAGTCTTTGACGACGGCTCACGCGCAGCGTTGATTGCATTTCAGAAATGGCACGGTCGCGACGTGACCGGCCAACTCACTAGCGACGAACTTGACGTCATTCGCACCAGCTCGAGACCGGAAGCGAGAGAACTCGGATACGAGCACGTTGAAGTAGATCTCGATCGTCAAATACTCATGCTGGTGAACGGCGAAGGACGCATCAAAGTCCTTCCGACTTCGACTGGCAATGGCAAGACGTTCATGGACGACGGGCAGGAGAGCATCTCCTACACACCGCGCGGCCGGTTCCTTGTTTATGACAAGAGCGTCGGATGGGAGACGGGCCCGCTCGGATCGGTTTACTACCCCAACTACATCAGTGGCGGCGTTGCCATACACGGCAGCCGCAACGTCCCCAATCAACCGGCAAGCCACGGTTGCATTCGCATACCACTCTTTGCGGCCCGCGAAGTCAGCAAGCTTTTAAAAGTCGGAACCATCGTCCTGGTTTACGACAAAGTCTCGTTTGTGTCCGCAAAGGATTGGATAAAGAACCCGAAGTTGAAGGAAGCTGCGCTGATGAGTCTCACCGCAGAGGTGGCCGACACCGCACCGGATGGAGCAGGAAACAAATCGAAGCCGTCAGTTCAGCGACGGCCGCGATCCCGAATCGTCCGAACTTAA